The following is a genomic window from Methanophagales archaeon.
ATTATATTTGCCTGAAACGTTTGAAATATCTTCTTTTGCTATCATTCCCAAAGAGTATTCGGAGATACCGATAACGAAAACATCTTTAAACAAGTTACTTTTCCACTCCAACTGTCGAACCAACAACTTTTTTTTTTAGAGGATAGTAAGAATCAGGTAATGCACCCGAAAGGATATATTTGGAAGAAAGGAGAATAAGCCTGACGCTCTAAGGTAAGAGTTATATTTCTCCACATCATCCCTTCTCAAATTAAGATTTTGCGTTAAAGTGCCATAGTGCCATAACTACTGGAAAGTATGAAAGTATAATAGAAGGATAGAAGGCGAATTAATATTGCGGATTATCTGCTTAATCAAGTTTTATTTTTATATTTATCTATACGTTATGTGGAGGCAAAAGGAGGTAGATAGAAGAAATGGAGAAGAGGAGTGGAATACCCGGCTTCACTGGTGCATTTAGAGATACCATGACTGATCTAAAGGATGGCTCCAAGGTGGTCTTCACTGGCTCGGTTGCTGTTTGCACACCATTCATCGAGTTGCTGGCTTATACAGTGCGAGATAAGGGTTTTGAGATGTTATATGTACCGAGAGCAGTGGCGGAGGAGGCAAGGAGGATAAAGAAGATAGAGAATATAGGATATAGCGTTGTAGATGAGAAGGGTGACCCAAATAACCCAAGTGCAGTCGTTGTGCTTGGTGGTCTGGCAATGCCCAAGTTCGGCTGTCCACCGGAGGATGTTATTCGCATGATCGAGGAGCTCTCAGGGGATGAGAGACCAAAAGTCATCGGTGTTGGCTTCATGAACATATTCGAGCGGCAGGGTTGGGATAAGAAGATAAACTTTGATAGGCTGATAGATACAACGATGGAAGTCATGATAAAGAAATAAGAGCCAGAGCCATACTTTTTTGAGTTTTATCCGTTCTCCATCCTTTTTTTCTCATTATTATTCTAATTTATTCTAATCGCCACGATGCCACCTGTGACGGTTCCAAAAAATCAGATGAAGGAAAAATTTTAATAGAAAATAATATAAAAACCGAACTTTTTTAGGTTTTTTATTAAAAACCGAACTTTTTTAGGGCAGGATTTTTGTGTACCTAACACTATACCGGGATATAAAGTATCTGAGACTGTGACGATGTGCGATACGATGAAGAATAAGGTTTTGGTGGACTAAGATGGTGGAGAAGCGATTGAGTGATATGGAAGCGGGAGAGGAGGGAGAAGTTACGCGAATAGAGGGCAGTGGTGCATTGAGGAGGCGGATAATGGATATGGGCATTGTTAGAGGTGCGAAGATAGAGAAGGTGCGAGATGCACCACTCGGTGACCCGGTGGAGTTCCTTCTGAGGGGTTATAACCTGACATTACGACGGGCTGAGGCTGAGAACGTATGGTTGGAAGTGTAATTGAGGGAGTGAAAAGAAGATGATGAGCAAGGGTAGAATTTCGGGTATTACATGTTTTGGCAGTAGCATTTTACCATTGGCATTTCTGGGAGAGGGCGAAGAGGCAGAAATAGAGGAGTTGCAAGGGGGTAGAGGACTGGTGCGCCGTCTCTCTGATATGGGCTTCACACCTGGTACGAGAGTAAGAGTACTGACCTCTAATCCGCCTGGACCTATGCTTCTTTCTGTCCGTAATACGAGAATCGCACTTGGTAGGGGTGTAGCGATGAAGATACTGGTAAATGGAGGTGCAGGCAAGAGGAGATGATAAGAGTGGCATTGATAGGGAATCCGAATGTGGGTAAGACGGAACTTTTCAATCGGCTTACGGGTCTAAGACAGCATGTGGGCAACTGGCCGGGTGTGACAGTGGAGAAGAAGGTAGGAAAATGCATGTATAAAGGTGTGGAGCTGGAGATAGTTGATTTGCCCGGCACTTACAGTCTGACTGCACATTCGATAGATGAACTCATAGCGAGGGACTACATAGTGGAGGAGAAGCCGGATGTGGTGATTGATATCGTGGATGGTACGAATTTAGAGCGTAACCTGTATTTAACACTGCTTCTGCTGGAATTAGAGGCGAACGTCGTGCTGGCACTGAATCAGTGGGATATGGTGAACGAGAGGGGAATAGAGATAGATGTGGATAAGCTCTCGGAGCTTCTTGGCATTCCGGTGGTACCAACGGTTGCAACAACGGGTGAGGGTGTAGAAGCATTGAAAGAAGCGGTGCTGAATGCGGCACGTGAGAATGAGAGAGGAAAGAGGAAGATAGTGATGGGGTATGGTGAAGATGTTGAAGCAGCGATAAAGAGGGTAGAGGAAGTGATTGCAAAGGATGCGAACTTATCGGAGAAGTATCCATCGAGATGGCTTGCGATAAAGGCGCTGGAGCACGATGATGCGGTATTGAAGAGGATGGCAGACCGTCCTTACTGGCATGAGATAAAGGAGTTGTTACCGCAACAATGACAGAAGTCATGGGAGAAGAGCCGGAAGTGGTGCTTGCAGAGCGGAGATATGCAGCGATAGCGAAGATACTGGAGACAGTAGTGAAGAAGAGGGAGGAAAAGAGGTCTTTTACAGACATACTGGACCATGTATTTTTACATCGTGTGCTCGGGATACCGATCTTTTTAGCTCTGCTCTATGCGGTCTTCCAGTTCACTTTCTCGTTCTCTGCACCGTTCTCTGATATGATAGACCTGTTCTTCGGGTGGCTTGGTAACCTTGCAAAGTTGCATATCGCGAATCCTATGCTCGCTTCTTTTGTATCTGGCGGTATATGCGCTGGTCTGGGCTCGGTTCTGGTATTCATACCGCCGATATTCATGCTGTTCTTCGCTCTCGCGATCCTGGAGGACTGTGGCTACTTAGCAAGGGCAGCGTTCGTGATGGACCGTGCGATGTATAAACTGGGCTTACACGGACGGTCTTTTATACCAATGATAACCGGGTTCGGCTGTAATATCCCGGCGATAATGGCTACCCGGAGTATAGAGAGCGAGAAGGACCGGATAATAACGATACTGGTGAACCCATTGATGAGCTGCAGTGCGCGATTGCCGGTTTACGTACTGATTGCAGGAGTGATATTTAGCACCAGTTATGCAGCAAGTGCAGCAGTCTTCTCGATGTATGTGCTCGGTATAGCCCTGGCGGTACTCTCAGCATTGATATTCCGGAGGACGTTATTCAAGGGCAAACCCGCGCCTTTCGTGCTTGAACTGCCCCGGTATATGATTCCGAGTTTGAAGAGTGTAACGATGCACATGTGGGAACGTGGCAAATGGTTCCTTATAAAAGCGGGAACTTTTATATTCGCTGTTGTGATAGTTGTATGGGCACTTTCAGTCTTTCCATGGGGTGCTACTTCGGGTGGCGAACTCATAGAGAACTCGTATATTGCTGATTTCGGACATGTGATTGAGCCGATATTCAGACCCTTCGGCTGGAACTGGCAGGCTGCAGTCGCATTATTCTTCGGATTCCTTGCGAAAGAGGCGGTAGTGGGTACTTTTGGGTCTT
Proteins encoded in this region:
- a CDS encoding ferrous iron transport protein A; its protein translation is MVEKRLSDMEAGEEGEVTRIEGSGALRRRIMDMGIVRGAKIEKVRDAPLGDPVEFLLRGYNLTLRRAEAENVWLEV
- a CDS encoding DUF2124 family protein yields the protein MEKRSGIPGFTGAFRDTMTDLKDGSKVVFTGSVAVCTPFIELLAYTVRDKGFEMLYVPRAVAEEARRIKKIENIGYSVVDEKGDPNNPSAVVVLGGLAMPKFGCPPEDVIRMIEELSGDERPKVIGVGFMNIFERQGWDKKINFDRLIDTTMEVMIKK
- a CDS encoding ferrous iron transport protein A, with protein sequence MMSKGRISGITCFGSSILPLAFLGEGEEAEIEELQGGRGLVRRLSDMGFTPGTRVRVLTSNPPGPMLLSVRNTRIALGRGVAMKILVNGGAGKRR
- the feoB gene encoding ferrous iron transport protein B, yielding MTEVMGEEPEVVLAERRYAAIAKILETVVKKREEKRSFTDILDHVFLHRVLGIPIFLALLYAVFQFTFSFSAPFSDMIDLFFGWLGNLAKLHIANPMLASFVSGGICAGLGSVLVFIPPIFMLFFALAILEDCGYLARAAFVMDRAMYKLGLHGRSFIPMITGFGCNIPAIMATRSIESEKDRIITILVNPLMSCSARLPVYVLIAGVIFSTSYAASAAVFSMYVLGIALAVLSALIFRRTLFKGKPAPFVLELPRYMIPSLKSVTMHMWERGKWFLIKAGTFIFAVVIVVWALSVFPWGATSGGELIENSYIADFGHVIEPIFRPFGWNWQAAVALFFGFLAKEAVVGTFGSLLGVGEEGVHTALLNASWFTPLTGFAYMVFVLIYFPCVATIGIMLKELRPKWVLFAPIYTLTLAFLVSALVIVIGHLIGLS
- a CDS encoding 50S ribosome-binding GTPase; protein product: MIRVALIGNPNVGKTELFNRLTGLRQHVGNWPGVTVEKKVGKCMYKGVELEIVDLPGTYSLTAHSIDELIARDYIVEEKPDVVIDIVDGTNLERNLYLTLLLLELEANVVLALNQWDMVNERGIEIDVDKLSELLGIPVVPTVATTGEGVEALKEAVLNAARENERGKRKIVMGYGEDVEAAIKRVEEVIAKDANLSEKYPSRWLAIKALEHDDAVLKRMADRPYWHEIKELLPQQ